One genomic segment of Suttonella sp. R2A3 includes these proteins:
- a CDS encoding YbaN family protein, with the protein MKYLWFIAGVIAFILGLVGVFLPVFPTVPFIIAAAFCFARSSPRFHQYLLTHPVFGPSIVAWEERRAIPRTGKWAATIMLSISLPISSWLLGAQLWWASALVIVVCILVMWWIWLRPDS; encoded by the coding sequence ATGAAATATCTCTGGTTCATTGCGGGTGTGATCGCGTTTATCCTTGGGCTTGTCGGGGTATTTTTACCCGTTTTCCCGACCGTTCCGTTTATTATTGCTGCGGCATTTTGTTTTGCCCGCAGCTCGCCGCGATTCCATCAGTATTTACTCACCCACCCAGTTTTTGGTCCATCTATCGTTGCCTGGGAAGAACGCCGCGCCATCCCACGTACCGGAAAATGGGCGGCAACAATCATGTTAAGTATTTCATTGCCGATTTCTTCTTGGCTGCTCGGTGCACAGCTCTGGTGGGCTAGCGCCTTGGTCATTGTGGTCTGCATCTTAGTCATGTGGTGGATTTGGCTGCGACCCGATTCTTGA
- the bamA gene encoding outer membrane protein assembly factor BamA, with protein sequence MFTSLRKTALVSAISLAVSTSAFAEAFRVDDIRVEGLQRISAGTVFSYLPVQSGDSFDVNNSDDAIRALYASNLFSDVRLARDGQTLVVQVEEFPTIAQINIEGNKAIKTTDVRSAFAEIGFSEGQSFNPAVINQLVNELANQYQQRSKYSVDITPNVRQLPRNRVAIDLAISEGRSARIRDIEIVGNKVYDDDLLVDLFNTNTGKWNSFITASDQYNEEKIQKDLRALEDFYLNRGFLNFRINSSDIALSPDRKTLYWTINIDEGQSYTITDYQITGDTVLSPEELDQLVAFEVPSVYDHSKVQKTLDELRKRIADEGHAQVQIEPVRDVDPLTQEVSLNFMVVPGPVTYIREIGFTGNDKTYDRVLRRELRQQEAAVYSQSDLDRSQERLRRLPQVATIKQNIVPVPGQTDLVDIEYELTEQSTSYIQGVLAMVKAVVRCLMLSMGITTFSAQATA encoded by the coding sequence ATGTTTACTTCGCTTCGAAAAACCGCGTTGGTTAGCGCAATCAGTCTCGCGGTGAGTACATCCGCTTTTGCGGAGGCTTTTCGCGTTGATGACATTCGCGTTGAAGGCTTGCAGCGTATTTCTGCGGGCACCGTTTTTTCTTATTTGCCGGTGCAAAGCGGTGACAGCTTTGACGTTAATAATAGCGATGATGCGATTCGTGCACTTTATGCGTCTAATCTCTTTTCCGATGTTCGCTTAGCGCGTGACGGACAGACTTTAGTGGTTCAGGTAGAAGAGTTTCCAACCATTGCGCAGATTAATATTGAAGGCAATAAAGCGATTAAAACTACTGATGTGCGCAGTGCGTTTGCAGAAATTGGCTTTAGCGAGGGGCAGAGTTTTAATCCGGCAGTAATCAATCAATTGGTTAACGAGTTGGCCAATCAATATCAACAGCGCAGTAAATATTCCGTGGATATCACGCCCAATGTGCGTCAGTTACCACGTAACCGTGTGGCGATTGATTTGGCTATTTCTGAAGGGCGCTCAGCGCGAATTCGCGACATCGAAATCGTCGGCAATAAGGTTTATGATGATGATTTATTGGTGGATTTGTTCAACACCAATACGGGTAAGTGGAACTCTTTCATCACCGCTTCGGACCAATATAATGAAGAAAAAATTCAAAAAGATTTAAGGGCGTTAGAAGATTTCTACCTCAATCGGGGCTTTTTGAACTTCCGTATTAACAGCTCAGATATTGCGCTATCACCAGACCGTAAGACGCTGTACTGGACGATCAATATCGATGAAGGTCAGTCTTATACCATCACCGATTACCAAATCACTGGCGATACAGTGCTCTCGCCAGAAGAACTTGATCAATTGGTTGCCTTTGAAGTGCCATCGGTGTACGACCATAGTAAGGTGCAAAAAACGTTAGACGAATTGCGTAAACGCATCGCTGATGAGGGTCATGCCCAGGTACAAATTGAACCGGTGAGAGATGTTGACCCCCTAACTCAAGAAGTCAGCTTGAATTTTATGGTTGTACCCGGTCCTGTGACCTATATTCGTGAAATTGGTTTTACCGGTAACGATAAAACCTACGATCGCGTTCTTCGTCGTGAATTACGCCAACAAGAAGCGGCTGTGTATTCGCAATCAGATTTAGACCGTTCGCAAGAGCGCTTACGTCGTCTGCCACAGGTGGCAACGATTAAACAAAATATCGTGCCTGTCCCGGGACAAACCGATTTGGTTGATATTGAATACGAATTAACCGAACAAAGCACCAGCTACATCCAGGGGGTGTTGGCTATGGTGAAGGCAGTGGTGCGCTGTTTAATGTTGAGTATGGGGATAACAACTTTTTCGGCACAGGCAACCGCTTAA
- a CDS encoding BamA/TamA family outer membrane protein: MGFGKSKSTEKYTFDFTDPYFTADGISANYSLLYAKYDFEEEDLSNWAADERQALVTFGYPLSEYQTVYFGGGYRGLDINLGYNVAPEIKRFIDDRGDSFHEGVATLSWTRDTLDDPFMPTKGTYNSLGGEVTIPGSSETYYRLNYRNNSYFSFGEDSMVLGLRGNVAYGDGYGDSSDLPFFRHYYAGGISTVRGYKYGTIGPRYSNGDNAGGDFRINGGADLIFPRGFGDPNSAYRMGLFVDAGSAYSSVSDFDADDLRYSAGVFLQWMSPVGPLNLSWARPLNKKDGDKTESFQFTLGRGF, from the coding sequence ATTGGCTTTGGTAAGAGTAAATCAACCGAAAAATACACCTTTGACTTTACCGATCCGTATTTCACAGCAGATGGTATTTCAGCCAACTATAGCCTACTGTACGCTAAATATGATTTTGAGGAAGAAGATCTATCCAACTGGGCTGCAGATGAGCGCCAGGCATTGGTGACTTTTGGTTACCCATTAAGCGAATACCAAACCGTATATTTTGGTGGTGGCTATCGCGGTTTGGATATTAATTTGGGCTATAACGTCGCGCCAGAGATTAAGCGCTTTATCGATGATCGCGGTGATAGCTTCCACGAAGGGGTGGCGACGCTTTCTTGGACGCGTGATACCTTGGATGATCCATTTATGCCTACAAAAGGAACCTATAACAGCTTAGGGGGTGAAGTAACCATTCCTGGCAGCTCAGAAACCTATTATCGTTTGAACTACCGCAACAATTCTTACTTTAGTTTTGGTGAAGATTCGATGGTACTCGGCTTACGTGGCAACGTAGCCTATGGTGACGGTTATGGCGATAGCAGCGACCTGCCATTTTTCCGCCATTACTACGCCGGTGGGATATCGACCGTTCGAGGTTATAAATATGGCACTATTGGTCCACGTTATAGCAATGGCGATAATGCTGGTGGCGACTTCCGGATCAATGGCGGTGCTGATTTGATCTTCCCGCGTGGATTCGGTGATCCTAATAGTGCCTATCGTATGGGCCTGTTCGTTGATGCCGGTAGCGCGTATTCTAGCGTCAGTGATTTTGATGCTGATGACCTACGCTACTCAGCTGGGGTATTCCTACAATGGATGTCACCGGTTGGTCCGCTGAATTTAAGCTGGGCAAGACCGCTTAATAAGAAGGATGGTGATAAAACTGAATCCTTCCAGTTCACGCTTGGTAGAGGGTTCTAA
- a CDS encoding OmpH family outer membrane protein: protein MRVFNVAIIGLVLASQLSFAQSGAVEESAMLDDGALWAEDGRELVQAENNPVAESVVSPKPTSSPEVLSVPSNGPLPDSQHLGFVNLRRVMGSAPQLMSIRSRLDGEFAAQQEALQTQSNDLAEMEKRLSGLPRGEEYSALEEQIIALRRDFSRAEASFRDAYSVRRNEELAKLQQLVVDQIVELAKDDSYQFILNENSVIFASNEVDLTDKVISRLQKIADTQ from the coding sequence ATGAGAGTATTCAATGTTGCGATAATCGGTTTGGTATTAGCATCACAGCTTAGCTTTGCACAAAGTGGCGCAGTTGAGGAATCTGCGATGCTCGATGATGGTGCTTTGTGGGCAGAAGATGGGCGTGAATTGGTGCAAGCTGAGAATAATCCGGTTGCAGAGTCCGTTGTCAGTCCAAAGCCCACATCATCACCAGAAGTCCTAAGCGTGCCAAGTAATGGTCCATTACCTGATTCTCAGCATTTAGGGTTTGTTAATCTGCGCCGCGTTATGGGTTCTGCCCCTCAGCTGATGAGTATCCGTTCACGCCTAGATGGTGAATTTGCTGCTCAGCAAGAAGCATTACAAACCCAAAGTAATGATTTGGCAGAGATGGAAAAACGGCTTTCCGGTCTGCCACGGGGTGAGGAATACTCTGCCCTGGAAGAGCAAATTATTGCCCTGCGACGTGATTTTTCTCGTGCTGAAGCGTCATTTCGCGATGCCTACAGCGTGCGACGCAATGAAGAATTAGCGAAATTACAACAACTTGTCGTTGATCAAATCGTGGAACTCGCCAAAGATGACTCTTATCAATTTATTCTCAATGAGAATAGTGTGATATTTGCCAGTAATGAGGTTGATTTAACAGATAAAGTGATTAGTCGTTTACAAAAAATAGCCGATACACAATGA
- the lpxD gene encoding UDP-3-O-(3-hydroxymyristoyl)glucosamine N-acyltransferase, producing the protein MSQKKLLSVHDIAQALGAHVIGDEKRQITGAGTLEHGQQQQVGFLAERQYQRYIDDCQLGAVLVQAPFDDIVPAQIVVDDVKAAWRTVADLFSTAPVASGIDARAVIAEDAEVAENVSIAAGAVIGSGAKIGASCVIGSGVVIEPGVSIGRDGTIIAGARILAGTQIGARVFIDSGAVIGSRGFGYALENGHWHAIAQLGGVRIGDDVDIGANTTIDRGAIEDTVLEDGVKLDNLIQIGHNVHIGAHTIIAGACVIAGSVRFGTHCVVGGASVFAGHIQIADGCQFTGHSSVSKSITKSGVYCSALTVMPIRQWKRFVAKLKIFGKEK; encoded by the coding sequence ATGAGTCAAAAAAAATTATTATCTGTGCATGACATTGCACAGGCCCTTGGCGCACACGTTATAGGCGACGAAAAACGCCAAATTACTGGTGCCGGTACGTTAGAACATGGCCAGCAACAACAGGTTGGCTTTTTGGCCGAAAGACAATACCAGCGCTATATTGACGACTGCCAGCTTGGCGCTGTGTTAGTACAAGCGCCTTTTGATGATATCGTACCCGCACAGATCGTGGTTGACGATGTCAAAGCGGCTTGGCGGACGGTTGCTGATTTATTTAGTACAGCTCCTGTAGCTAGCGGCATCGATGCGAGAGCGGTGATTGCTGAGGACGCTGAGGTTGCTGAAAACGTGAGTATTGCTGCTGGTGCGGTCATCGGTTCAGGAGCAAAAATAGGCGCAAGTTGTGTGATTGGCTCTGGTGTAGTGATCGAACCTGGGGTAAGCATTGGCCGAGATGGAACGATTATAGCCGGAGCACGCATTTTAGCTGGCACACAGATTGGCGCCCGTGTTTTTATCGATAGCGGCGCAGTGATTGGTTCACGCGGCTTTGGCTATGCGCTAGAAAACGGCCATTGGCACGCTATTGCCCAACTCGGAGGGGTGCGTATTGGCGATGATGTTGATATTGGCGCGAATACCACGATCGACCGTGGGGCGATTGAAGATACGGTGCTTGAGGATGGCGTCAAACTCGATAACCTGATTCAAATTGGTCATAATGTGCATATTGGCGCGCATACCATTATTGCTGGTGCGTGTGTGATTGCCGGTTCGGTACGGTTTGGTACGCATTGTGTGGTCGGTGGCGCAAGTGTGTTTGCTGGCCATATCCAAATTGCTGATGGTTGCCAGTTTACCGGTCATTCATCGGTAAGCAAATCGATCACCAAGTCTGGGGTTTATTGCTCAGCGCTGACGGTAATGCCAATTCGCCAATGGAAACGTTTTGTCGCAAAATTAAAAATTTTTGGAAAAGAAAAATGA
- the fabZ gene encoding 3-hydroxyacyl-ACP dehydratase FabZ, producing MTDNTITTMDIEDIMRYLPHRYPFLLIDRVLEAEAGSHIKALKNVTMNEPFFQGHFPRKPVMPGVLVIEAMAQAAGILGVKSAKKEMGLPDEPEADGIYFFVGIDKARFRKTVCPGDQLIFDVSLIKSRRGIWTFSATASVDDKVVCNAEIMCTSAGKGDA from the coding sequence ATGACTGATAACACAATAACCACTATGGATATAGAAGATATCATGCGCTATTTGCCGCATCGTTATCCATTTTTATTAATCGATCGTGTGCTGGAGGCAGAAGCGGGCAGCCACATTAAAGCGCTGAAAAATGTCACAATGAACGAACCTTTTTTCCAAGGACATTTTCCTCGCAAACCAGTCATGCCAGGCGTTTTAGTCATTGAAGCAATGGCACAGGCTGCTGGGATCTTGGGCGTAAAATCAGCCAAAAAAGAAATGGGCTTACCGGATGAACCAGAAGCCGATGGTATTTACTTTTTTGTCGGGATTGATAAAGCGCGCTTTCGTAAAACCGTCTGCCCAGGTGATCAATTAATTTTCGATGTGTCGCTAATTAAATCACGTCGTGGGATTTGGACGTTTTCTGCTACTGCCTCAGTTGACGATAAAGTGGTGTGTAATGCAGAAATCATGTGTACGTCCGCTGGTAAAGGGGATGCGTAA
- the lpxA gene encoding acyl-ACP--UDP-N-acetylglucosamine O-acyltransferase, whose product MIHPTAIIDPKAEIADSVSIGAYSVIGADVSIDEGTSVGPHVVIEGPTRIGKHNTIYQYASLGAAPQDKKYGGEPTELIIGDHNTIREFCTFNRGTVQDNGQTVLGSHNWIMAYVHIAHDCVIGNHTIFANNASLAGHVHIDDYVMLGGFALVYQFTHIGRHAICAFSAGVKQNVPPYAMVAGMPAKAAGLNLEGLRRHGFSAHEVSAIKQAHKLLYREGLLLSEARTRIQALAEEEAVVQPIAAFLAETGKRGLIR is encoded by the coding sequence ATGATTCATCCCACGGCGATTATCGATCCTAAAGCCGAGATCGCAGACTCTGTTTCTATCGGTGCTTATAGCGTCATCGGTGCTGATGTCAGTATCGATGAGGGAACTAGCGTTGGGCCGCATGTGGTGATCGAAGGGCCAACACGGATTGGCAAACACAACACTATTTACCAATATGCTTCATTGGGTGCGGCGCCACAGGATAAAAAATATGGTGGCGAACCAACTGAGCTGATTATCGGCGATCACAATACGATTCGTGAATTTTGTACCTTTAACCGCGGTACAGTCCAAGACAATGGGCAAACGGTGTTGGGTTCGCACAATTGGATTATGGCGTATGTGCATATCGCCCATGATTGTGTGATCGGAAACCATACCATTTTTGCTAACAATGCCTCACTTGCCGGTCATGTGCATATCGATGACTACGTGATGCTTGGCGGATTCGCCTTGGTGTACCAATTTACCCATATTGGCCGACACGCGATTTGTGCATTTTCTGCTGGTGTGAAGCAAAATGTGCCACCGTATGCGATGGTTGCTGGTATGCCGGCTAAAGCCGCTGGACTCAATCTTGAAGGACTGCGACGCCATGGCTTTAGCGCTCACGAAGTGTCAGCGATCAAACAGGCGCATAAGCTTTTATACCGTGAAGGATTATTGCTCAGCGAAGCGCGTACGCGCATTCAAGCGCTGGCTGAAGAAGAAGCGGTGGTTCAACCCATCGCTGCGTTTTTAGCCGAGACGGGTAAACGTGGCCTAATTCGCTAA
- the lpxB gene encoding lipid-A-disaccharide synthase, giving the protein MDNAPHIAIIAGEASGDLLAAPLISALRRRFPNARFSGIGGAAMQREGFTSLADMSRLSVMGLFEVLRHLPDLMRLKRDLLSHWRADPPDIFIGVDAPDFNLRIARELHQQGVKTVHYVSPSLWAWKAKRIEKIKGTIDLMLCLFPFETAIYEEHGVQAACVGHPLRDRLQPKDKADVEQRLGLSEATRLGIFPGSRQGEIERLMPIYARTWGLLATQYPDWQAVVSCHNAQHRGMIEAIIAEYPRISISEAASDDLMSACDVLLLTSGTITLEAALLARPMVVAYRVNALTAMIAKRLLKIERFSLPNLLSQHDLVPECIQHDCRAPMLAQALSPLLTDDAARDAQLSGFKAISEALPRNVSQHAAQAIATHLWPQ; this is encoded by the coding sequence ATGGATAACGCGCCACATATCGCCATTATCGCCGGGGAAGCCTCCGGCGATTTGCTTGCTGCTCCGCTCATTTCTGCACTACGTCGGCGTTTTCCTAATGCGCGTTTTAGTGGGATTGGAGGCGCTGCGATGCAGCGTGAAGGATTTACTTCGCTAGCCGATATGTCGCGCCTATCAGTGATGGGACTTTTTGAAGTATTGCGCCATTTACCTGATCTTATGCGCTTAAAACGCGATTTATTGTCGCATTGGCGCGCGGATCCACCGGATATTTTTATTGGCGTCGATGCGCCGGATTTTAATTTGCGTATTGCTAGAGAACTTCATCAACAAGGGGTAAAAACCGTACATTACGTTAGTCCATCGCTGTGGGCGTGGAAAGCGAAACGAATCGAGAAGATTAAAGGAACAATCGACTTGATGCTGTGTCTCTTTCCTTTTGAAACCGCTATTTATGAAGAGCACGGGGTGCAAGCAGCTTGTGTTGGTCATCCGCTGCGTGATCGCTTGCAACCGAAAGATAAAGCTGATGTAGAACAACGCTTAGGGCTTTCCGAGGCAACTAGACTAGGCATTTTTCCCGGCTCAAGACAGGGCGAGATTGAGCGATTAATGCCGATTTATGCGCGTACTTGGGGATTGTTAGCCACGCAATATCCCGACTGGCAGGCGGTGGTATCGTGTCACAACGCGCAACATCGAGGAATGATCGAAGCAATCATTGCCGAGTATCCACGCATCAGTATTTCTGAAGCAGCTAGTGATGATCTGATGTCGGCGTGTGATGTTTTGTTGTTGACTAGCGGCACGATTACCCTTGAAGCGGCATTACTGGCACGACCAATGGTAGTGGCTTATCGGGTTAATGCGCTAACCGCGATGATCGCGAAACGCTTGCTCAAGATTGAGCGTTTTTCACTACCTAATCTGCTTAGTCAGCACGATTTAGTGCCCGAATGTATTCAGCATGACTGTCGTGCACCAATGCTCGCACAAGCCTTATCGCCTTTGTTGACCGATGATGCGGCACGCGATGCGCAACTTTCAGGCTTTAAGGCTATTAGCGAAGCTTTACCACGCAATGTGTCGCAACATGCGGCACAAGCGATTGCAACCCATTTATGGCCGCAATGA
- a CDS encoding ribonuclease HII has translation MIAGVDEAGRGALAGNVVAAAVILPNTYDLPQLTDSKKLSAKQRARLFDAIIAQAVSVRWAQASPVEIDRLNIHHASLLAMQRAIGGLPAVDEVRIDGKFAPQCAYPTRAIVGGDASEPAIAAASIIAKVIRDRQLILLDSLYPQYGFAGHKAYPTKTHITALCEHGICALHRLSYGPVQRSLNNYA, from the coding sequence ATGATAGCCGGAGTTGACGAAGCTGGACGTGGGGCGCTGGCTGGCAATGTGGTGGCTGCGGCTGTTATTTTGCCAAATACTTATGATTTACCCCAATTAACCGACAGCAAAAAATTAAGCGCTAAGCAACGCGCACGATTGTTTGACGCGATTATTGCACAAGCAGTCAGCGTGCGTTGGGCGCAAGCCTCTCCGGTCGAAATCGATCGGCTCAATATCCATCATGCGAGTTTATTAGCGATGCAACGCGCGATTGGTGGATTACCAGCGGTGGATGAAGTACGCATCGATGGTAAATTTGCCCCGCAATGCGCTTATCCAACGCGAGCAATCGTTGGCGGCGATGCCAGCGAACCAGCAATCGCTGCAGCATCGATTATCGCCAAAGTCATTCGTGATCGGCAGCTGATTTTGCTCGATTCGCTCTATCCACAATACGGCTTTGCTGGCCATAAAGCCTACCCGACAAAAACCCATATCACCGCCTTGTGCGAACATGGTATTTGCGCGCTGCATCGGTTAAGCTATGGGCCCGTTCAACGCAGCCTCAATAATTATGCCTGA
- the dnaE gene encoding DNA polymerase III subunit alpha, which translates to MPDFSHLHVHSEYSLNDSMLRIGQIVSLASKQGMNSVALTDRNNLYAAIKFYTKARAAGIKPIIGCDLSVRDDSGAVHQLVLLAQNRQGFVQLCELISFAYQHDQAQGIVAVDEARLTLAQCSDLIALSGGVQGDIAAAIERGDLPAARARCVHWQRIFADRFYLQIARHGKDSEARYEQACRALGTELGVAAVASNLACFSKPEEYEVHEARVCISTGRLMDDPRRERFFTDQHYFKSTQTMHGAFADAPELLTNANSVAQRCNLELDLGKNVLPDFPLPDGQEIDTYLREQSHLGLDNRLVQLFPEESERQAATAQYKARLDTELDVVCSMGFPGYFLIVADFIQWAKDHDIPVGPGRGSGAGSLVAYALSITDLDPLAYDLLFERFLNPERVSMPDFDVDFCMDKRDAVIDYVAEKYGREKVSQIATHGTMAAKAVVRDVGRVLGLPYPFVDNISKLIPNVLGITLPDVLGLKPINPNEDAESKEKRLKMLSPDLIEQRAQNEDTDTLLTMALQLEGIARNVGKHAGGVVIAPTKITDFSALYAEQAGGNISSQFDKDDIEAAGLVKFDFLGLRTLTVIDWAVAFVNKKREQLGEQPLVMNNLPLDDPETYRLLNTCRTTAVFQLESRGMKDLIGKLRPDNFEEIIALVALYRPGPLKSGMVDDFVNRKHGLAEVDYPHPALEPILDTTYGVMVYQEQVMQVAQTLANYSLGEADILRRAMGKKKAEVMAEQREIFVSRAVESGVEELTATNIFDMMAKFAEYGFNKSHSAAYALLSYHTGWLKAHYPAQFMAAVLTSDIDHTDKIVQMIDECQAMGLRVLPPCINRSSYAFTVSEDDAVIYGLGAVKGVGEGAINLLINERQKNGPFSSLLDLCRRLDLKKLNKRTLETLICAGAFDFIEPNRGGLLAALPQAIRLAEQHHRDQKHQQNDMFGLFAAPGATNSQDTLSIRIEDAWEPREQLEYEKQTLGLFLSDHPVNSERDTLQKLCSHNLAELDEAMENWIKPTRRDEGIPIRIGGLVCEARHLVSKKGHPMAFITLDDRSGRREVGVFGDVLSQHKDQLSDDEILIIDAKAEFVSYRDEWRIAAQKIWRIEDAKIALIRHIRIDCDEEFGAWGLLPSFS; encoded by the coding sequence ATGCCTGATTTTTCTCATCTGCACGTTCATAGCGAATATTCCTTAAACGACAGTATGTTACGTATCGGGCAGATTGTCTCTTTAGCCAGCAAACAAGGGATGAACTCTGTCGCGCTTACCGATCGTAACAACCTTTATGCGGCGATCAAGTTTTATACCAAAGCACGAGCGGCTGGGATTAAACCGATTATTGGTTGCGATTTATCGGTGCGTGATGACAGTGGTGCGGTTCATCAACTGGTGTTGCTTGCACAAAATCGCCAAGGCTTTGTGCAACTGTGTGAGTTAATCAGCTTCGCTTACCAGCATGACCAAGCACAAGGTATTGTCGCGGTGGATGAAGCGCGTCTAACACTCGCCCAATGCAGTGATCTAATCGCCTTAAGTGGCGGTGTGCAAGGTGATATTGCCGCAGCGATTGAACGCGGTGATTTGCCGGCTGCTAGAGCGCGTTGTGTCCATTGGCAACGCATTTTTGCTGATCGCTTTTATTTACAAATTGCCCGTCATGGTAAAGACAGTGAAGCGCGTTATGAGCAGGCTTGTCGTGCTCTGGGTACTGAGTTAGGTGTTGCTGCTGTAGCGAGTAACTTAGCGTGCTTCAGCAAACCAGAAGAATATGAAGTCCACGAGGCTCGGGTGTGTATCAGTACGGGTCGGTTAATGGATGATCCGCGTCGTGAGCGCTTCTTTACCGACCAACATTATTTCAAAAGTACCCAGACGATGCACGGAGCATTCGCTGATGCGCCTGAGTTGCTGACAAACGCAAATAGTGTTGCTCAGCGTTGTAACTTAGAATTGGATCTCGGTAAAAATGTGTTACCCGATTTTCCACTCCCCGATGGGCAGGAAATCGACACGTATTTACGCGAACAATCACATCTTGGTTTGGATAATCGCTTGGTCCAGCTGTTTCCTGAAGAGAGTGAGCGACAAGCCGCTACAGCGCAATATAAAGCACGACTTGATACTGAGCTTGATGTCGTGTGCTCGATGGGCTTTCCTGGCTACTTTCTAATCGTTGCTGATTTTATCCAATGGGCAAAAGACCATGATATTCCGGTGGGCCCAGGACGAGGTTCTGGTGCCGGTTCGTTAGTGGCTTATGCTTTAAGTATTACCGATCTTGATCCGCTGGCTTATGATTTACTGTTTGAGCGATTTTTAAATCCAGAACGGGTATCGATGCCCGATTTTGACGTCGATTTTTGCATGGACAAGCGCGATGCGGTGATTGACTATGTGGCTGAGAAATACGGGCGTGAAAAAGTCTCCCAAATCGCGACTCACGGGACAATGGCGGCTAAAGCTGTGGTACGTGATGTTGGGCGCGTGCTGGGTCTGCCGTATCCTTTTGTTGATAATATCTCTAAGCTCATTCCTAATGTGTTAGGGATTACCTTACCCGATGTGTTGGGTTTGAAACCGATCAATCCCAACGAAGATGCAGAAAGTAAAGAAAAACGGTTGAAAATGCTTTCTCCTGATCTTATTGAGCAGCGCGCGCAAAACGAAGATACCGATACCTTACTCACGATGGCGTTGCAGCTCGAAGGGATTGCGCGAAATGTCGGTAAGCATGCCGGTGGAGTGGTTATTGCACCAACCAAAATTACCGATTTTTCCGCGCTGTACGCTGAACAAGCTGGCGGTAATATTTCCTCACAATTCGATAAAGACGATATTGAAGCCGCTGGGTTGGTGAAGTTTGACTTTTTAGGCCTACGCACACTCACGGTTATCGATTGGGCGGTGGCGTTTGTTAATAAGAAGCGCGAGCAGCTTGGTGAACAGCCGTTAGTGATGAATAACCTGCCGCTTGATGACCCAGAGACTTATCGTTTACTCAATACCTGTCGCACGACAGCTGTTTTCCAGCTCGAATCGCGCGGGATGAAAGATCTGATTGGCAAGCTTAGACCTGATAATTTTGAAGAAATTATCGCTCTGGTGGCGCTCTATCGACCAGGACCTTTGAAATCCGGCATGGTCGATGATTTTGTTAACCGTAAGCACGGGCTGGCTGAAGTGGATTATCCGCATCCTGCACTCGAGCCTATTTTGGATACGACCTATGGAGTAATGGTCTATCAAGAACAAGTCATGCAGGTGGCGCAAACGCTCGCGAACTATAGTTTAGGTGAAGCCGATATTCTGCGCCGCGCGATGGGTAAAAAGAAAGCTGAGGTTATGGCCGAGCAGCGGGAGATTTTCGTTTCCCGCGCGGTTGAAAGCGGCGTTGAAGAGCTCACCGCGACCAACATCTTTGACATGATGGCCAAATTTGCTGAATATGGCTTTAACAAGTCGCATTCGGCTGCTTATGCCTTATTGTCGTACCATACTGGCTGGCTGAAAGCACATTACCCTGCACAATTCATGGCCGCCGTGCTGACCTCTGATATTGATCACACCGATAAAATCGTGCAGATGATCGATGAGTGTCAGGCGATGGGCTTGCGAGTTTTACCACCGTGTATTAACCGCTCTAGCTACGCGTTTACCGTTAGCGAAGACGATGCGGTGATCTATGGTTTGGGCGCGGTTAAAGGCGTTGGTGAAGGGGCGATCAATTTACTCATTAATGAGCGTCAAAAAAATGGCCCATTTAGCTCTTTACTGGATTTATGTCGCCGGCTCGATTTAAAGAAACTCAATAAACGTACGCTGGAAACGCTGATTTGTGCGGGTGCGTTTGACTTTATTGAGCCTAATCGAGGGGGGTTATTAGCCGCTTTGCCACAGGCTATACGACTCGCCGAACAACACCATCGCGATCAAAAACACCAGCAAAATGATATGTTTGGATTATTCGCTGCTCCGGGTGCTACAAATTCTCAGGATACCTTATCGATTCGAATTGAGGATGCCTGGGAACCACGCGAGCAACTTGAATATGAAAAACAGACCCTCGGCTTGTTTCTCAGCGATCATCCGGTCAATAGCGAACGTGATACCTTACAAAAGCTATGCAGTCATAACCTCGCCGAGCTTGATGAAGCGATGGAAAATTGGATTAAACCAACACGTCGTGATGAAGGCATTCCAATTCGTATTGGCGGGTTGGTTTGTGAAGCACGCCATCTCGTGAGCAAGAAAGGGCATCCGATGGCCTTTATCACTCTAGATGACCGCTCTGGTCGCCGTGAAGTGGGTGTGTTTGGCGATGTTCTTAGCCAGCATAAAGATCAGTTAAGTGACGATGAAATTTTGATTATCGACGCTAAGGCAGAATTTGTCTCTTATCGTGATGAATGGCGAATTGCTGCACAAAAAATCTGGCGTATAGAAGACGCTAAAATTGCGCTGATCCGTCATATTCGTATTGATTGCGATGAAGAGTTTGGCGCGTGGGGGCTTTTACCCAGTTTCTCTTAG